A single genomic interval of Paracoccus sp. MC1862 harbors:
- a CDS encoding glycosyltransferase, with translation MQRIRITVVMATYNGARYLTEQINSLLAALGPDDEIVISDDGSTDETRMVVAAYTDPRIHLLPPGPRLGYQGNFQRAIRASRGQFIFFSDQDDVCLPQRIESSLAVLEDADCVCGDAVLVDQDLVLLQPSFFAARQARFSALRLFIRPTVIGATMACRRDFVMKSMPFPPKVPHDMWLSIRSALRGRLAVSRQPFILYRRHAATASITGNSAQRRSLPEILAERLRLGWALLRR, from the coding sequence ATGCAGCGTATCCGTATCACCGTAGTGATGGCGACCTATAACGGCGCGCGATATCTCACCGAGCAGATAAACAGCCTGCTGGCCGCGCTTGGCCCGGATGACGAGATCGTCATCTCGGATGACGGCTCAACGGACGAAACACGCATGGTCGTGGCCGCGTATACCGACCCCAGGATCCATCTTCTGCCTCCGGGGCCGCGGCTGGGGTACCAGGGAAACTTTCAGCGCGCGATCCGCGCGAGCCGGGGGCAGTTCATCTTTTTTTCGGACCAAGACGACGTGTGCTTGCCCCAACGCATCGAAAGCTCACTTGCCGTCCTTGAGGATGCTGATTGCGTCTGCGGCGATGCTGTTCTGGTGGATCAGGATCTCGTCTTGCTGCAGCCGAGTTTCTTTGCGGCACGACAAGCGCGATTTTCAGCACTGCGCCTGTTCATCCGTCCGACGGTGATCGGTGCGACAATGGCTTGCCGACGTGACTTCGTCATGAAGAGTATGCCGTTCCCCCCGAAAGTGCCCCATGATATGTGGTTGTCGATACGCAGCGCGCTACGGGGACGGCTGGCCGTATCGAGGCAGCCTTTCATCCTGTACCGCCGTCATGCTGCAACAGCCTCGATAACCGGCAATTCCGCCCAACGCCGATCTCTGCCTGAGATACTGGCAGAGCGCCTCAGACTCGGCTGGGCGCTCTTGCGGCGGTAG
- a CDS encoding glycosyltransferase, which translates to MATLMESSRSVVGIGHSPSTARGHTDGQQISFVLLAYNQERFIRDAVESVLAQDYGCLEIILSDDASTDATFEIMSEMAAAYHGPHKVTLRRNVTNLGLINHLVSVIEVTTSEYIIAAAGDDISETHRASAIARILESRPFLVCSGYSTIDLTGRPVAHERSDEDMLSGDIRRIAVSTALYVGATAAWHRDLFRMFPPISRQGSYEDLVLGYRAALLGRIEYIPESLVRYRVGGGMTTTRTDWKKAAQRTATARISSLQQRLLDTRHFSPDRNDLIKRIENQIKIERAILALSSNHRDFLRLYSWNPKVIRYLSKVAARRLRRSFLSHVKGGEMRHEHGRTT; encoded by the coding sequence ATGGCGACGCTCATGGAATCGTCTCGATCAGTTGTCGGAATCGGCCATTCCCCTAGTACTGCTCGCGGGCACACTGATGGGCAGCAGATCTCCTTCGTTTTGCTGGCTTATAATCAGGAGAGGTTTATCCGTGACGCCGTAGAAAGCGTTCTTGCCCAGGATTACGGATGCCTGGAGATAATCCTTTCCGACGACGCATCGACTGACGCGACCTTCGAGATCATGAGCGAGATGGCCGCAGCCTATCACGGCCCTCATAAAGTGACCCTCAGAAGGAACGTCACCAATCTCGGTCTGATAAACCATCTTGTTTCCGTCATTGAAGTCACAACCTCGGAATACATAATCGCGGCAGCCGGGGACGACATATCCGAAACGCATCGCGCAAGCGCAATCGCTCGGATTCTTGAATCCCGCCCTTTCCTGGTGTGCTCCGGTTATTCCACCATCGATCTTACCGGGCGTCCCGTTGCGCATGAGCGCAGTGATGAGGACATGCTTTCCGGAGACATCAGGAGAATCGCAGTGTCCACCGCGCTGTATGTCGGTGCGACGGCTGCGTGGCACAGGGATCTTTTCAGGATGTTCCCGCCGATCTCACGCCAGGGCAGTTATGAGGATCTTGTGCTTGGATACCGCGCCGCGTTGCTGGGGCGCATCGAGTACATTCCGGAAAGTCTTGTCCGCTATCGCGTTGGTGGGGGCATGACAACGACGCGTACGGACTGGAAGAAGGCTGCGCAAAGAACCGCAACCGCAAGAATTTCCTCTCTTCAGCAAAGATTGCTGGATACGCGGCACTTTTCTCCTGACCGAAACGATCTCATTAAGAGAATAGAGAACCAGATCAAGATAGAAAGGGCAATCCTTGCGCTCTCCTCAAATCATCGAGATTTTCTGCGTCTTTATTCGTGGAATCCGAAAGTAATACGGTATTTGTCGAAAGTGGCCGCTAGAAGGCTGAGGCGGTCGTTCCTTTCGCATGTGAAAGGGGGCGAGATGCGACATGAGCATGGCCGCACAACATAA
- a CDS encoding O-antigen polymerase, which translates to MSMAAQHKSPARTFLAVWISILLLYSVIDARWMPYPNGMHIAYFSLFFFCFGWGAILYNLFPRSAAVEKNVTVRQQIVAYFSSRQANWRLRVGLAVFGTVFLAEIAAAGGLPLLSFMGIGAEINYTDFGLPGVHGILNSLYYAIFLLVIVNKQMRPWKRRILLISLIFYPVAIVSRQVLMSAMIQATLMAYLSSTKPFRVIMRGVLGFVALIFLLGWLGDQRSGADVIRELSGLDDAVSERVPTAALWLMTYILSPIANVFNNAPSWDGYDLYPFLSGLLPTVFQGIIDATRGELQIDLVDPRLNAGSIFIHISPFLGYAGVTILGAVLGFALEGCRLGKWVAPGSFKPFIYVIATHGVVLSMFDNLLVHIVFVVEYLFIRLIVGRAPRRSAPSVLPATAARAPSRV; encoded by the coding sequence ATGAGCATGGCCGCACAACATAAATCCCCTGCTCGAACCTTCCTCGCAGTCTGGATCAGCATCCTTCTTCTCTACTCGGTAATAGACGCGCGCTGGATGCCCTATCCTAACGGCATGCACATTGCCTATTTTTCCTTGTTCTTTTTCTGCTTCGGCTGGGGCGCCATCCTTTACAATCTTTTCCCCCGGTCGGCTGCCGTTGAGAAAAATGTCACTGTCCGGCAGCAGATTGTAGCGTATTTCTCCTCGCGGCAGGCGAACTGGCGGCTGCGTGTCGGCCTTGCTGTCTTTGGAACAGTGTTTCTGGCTGAAATAGCTGCTGCCGGAGGACTTCCGTTGTTGTCGTTCATGGGTATAGGGGCAGAGATAAATTATACTGATTTCGGCCTTCCCGGCGTTCACGGAATACTCAATTCCCTGTATTATGCGATCTTTTTGCTGGTTATCGTGAACAAGCAGATGCGGCCCTGGAAACGGCGGATCCTGCTCATCTCCTTGATCTTCTATCCTGTCGCGATCGTCAGTCGGCAGGTGTTGATGAGCGCCATGATCCAAGCCACTCTGATGGCCTATCTCAGCAGCACCAAGCCTTTTCGCGTCATCATGCGCGGAGTACTGGGATTCGTGGCCCTTATCTTCCTTTTGGGTTGGCTGGGGGATCAGCGGTCCGGGGCTGATGTCATCCGAGAACTGTCGGGGCTGGATGATGCGGTATCCGAGCGGGTTCCCACCGCGGCCCTCTGGCTCATGACCTATATCCTTTCGCCCATAGCAAATGTCTTCAACAATGCGCCTTCGTGGGACGGCTACGATCTGTATCCTTTTCTGTCCGGCCTGTTGCCTACCGTATTCCAGGGGATCATCGACGCGACGCGGGGTGAATTGCAGATCGATCTGGTGGATCCGCGGCTGAATGCCGGGTCCATCTTCATTCATATATCCCCATTCCTCGGTTATGCCGGAGTGACGATTCTCGGCGCGGTTCTCGGCTTCGCGCTCGAGGGTTGCCGTCTGGGGAAGTGGGTTGCTCCGGGCAGCTTCAAGCCGTTCATCTACGTGATTGCCACGCATGGCGTGGTCCTGTCGATGTTCGACAATCTGCTGGTCCATATCGTTTTCGTGGTGGAATACCTGTTCATTCGGCTTATCGTAGGCAGGGCGCCTCGCCGCTCGGCACCAAGCGTACTCCCTGCTACCGCCGCAAGAGCGCCCAGCCGAGTCTGA